The sequence GATTGGCTGGCGGGAAAGGTGGATAACCGCGGATGGCCCTCTGCGCGCCCGTTTGGCACGGTCTGCGGCCGCTGGCTCAACCGGCCCGCCGGGCCGCGTGGGGCGCCGGGCACCGGCCGCGGGTAAGCTCACCGCCCTACTCCCGCACTCACCCAAACGACCGTTAAGCTCAGGGGGTGGGAACCGAAGAGTTGTATCCGGCCGAGCGGCTGGTCGCCGCGCAGCGCGCCACCGCCGCCGCCGGGCTGGACGCGTTGCTCCTCACTCCCGGCTCCGACCTGCGCTACCTGACCGGGTACGACGCCCACGAGGGGGAGCGGCTGACCTGCCTCGTGCTGCCCGCCGAGGGCGAGCCCACCCTGATCGTGCCGGTGCTGGAGCGTCCCGGCGCGGAGGCGTCCCCCGCCCCGGCCGCCGGCGTCCGCATCGTCGACCACGCCGACGGCACCGACCCGTACCCGCTGGTCCGCGCGGCGCTGCCCGGCGCGGTGGCCGCCGTCGGGCTGGCCGACCGGATGTGGGCCGAGCAGGTCCTCGCCCTGCGCGCCGCGCTGCCCGACGCCGCCCAGCGGCTCGCCTCCGAGGTGCTGCGCGAGCTGCGGATCCGCAAGTCACCCGCTGAGGTGGCCGCCCTCGCCGAGGCGGGCGCCGCGATCGACGCGGTGCACCGGCGGGTAGGGGAGTGGCTGCGCCCCGGCCGGACCGAGGTCGAGGTCGCCGCCGACATCGCCGCCGCGATCCGAGCTGCCGGCCACGTGAGCGTCGACTTCGTCATCGTCGCCGCCGGGCCGAACGGGGCCAGCCCGCACCACGGCACCTCGGACCGGCCGATCCAGGCCGGCGAGCCGGTGGTGGTCGACATCGGCGGGACCATGCCGTCCGGCTACCGCTCCGACTGCACCCGCACGTACGTGGTCGGCGGGCCGGCACCGGCCGAGTTCGTCGACTACTACGCGGTGCTGCGCGAGGCGCAGCACGCCGCGGTGGCCGCGGTGCGTCCCGGAGTCACCGCCGAGGCGGTCGACGCGGTCGCCCGCGACCTCATCACCGCCGCCGGCTACGGCGACGCCTTCCTGCACCGCACCGGCCACGGCATCGGCCTCGACACCCACGAGGAGCCGTACGTCGTGGCCGGCAACTCCCGGCCGCTGGAGGCCGGGATGGCCTTCTCGGTCGAACCCGGTATCTACCTCGCCGGGCGGCACGGCGCCCGGATCGAGGACATCGTCGTCTGCACGACGGACGGCGGGCAACGGCTCAACACCACCCCCACGGAGCTCATCGCGCTATGACTGTCGACCGGATCCTCCCCACCGACGAGGCTCACGACCTGCTGGACCTCGCCACCGAACTCGCCGACCGGGAGCTCGCCCCGAAGGCCGCCGGCTTCGAGGAGCGCGCCGAGTTCCCCCGCGAGGTGCTGCGCACCCTGGGCCGGGCCGGCCTGCTCGGCCTGCCCTACCCCGAGGAGTACGGCGGCGCCGCCCAGCCGTACGAGGTCTACGTCCAGGTGCTGGAGATCCTCGCCAGCCGCTGGCTCGCCGTCGCCGAGGCGGTCAGCGTGCACACCCTGTCCTGCTACCCGCTCGCCCAGTACGGCACGGACGAGCAGCGCAAGCTGCTGCCCGACATGATCGGCGGGGAGCTGCTCGGGGCGTACTGCCTCTCCGAGCCGCAGGGCGGCTCCGACGCCGCCTCCCTGACCACGAAGGCGGTCCGCGACGGCGACGACTACGTGGTCTCCGGCACCAAGGCGTGGATCACCCATGCCCGGGTCGCGGACTTCTACAACATCTTCTGCCGCACCGGGGGGCCCGGCCCGAAGGGCATCTCCTGCCTGCTCGCGGACCGGAACACCCCGGGCATCCACCCGCAGGCGGCCGAGCGGACCATGGGCCTGCACGCCTCCCCGGTCGCCCAGATCGCCTTCGACGACGCCCGGGTGCCGGCGGAGCGGCTGATCGGCGGGGAGGGTACGGGCTTCACCATCGCCATGTCGGCGCTGGACTCCGGGCGGCTCGGCATCGCCGCCTGCGCGGTCGGCCTGGCCCAGGCGGCCCTGGACTACGCGGTCGGCTACGCGAAGGAACGCCAGCAGTTCGGCCGGGCGATCATCGACTTCCAGGGGCTCGGCTTCACCCTCGCCGACCACGCCACCCAGATTTCCGCGGCCCGCGCGCTCCTGCTGGCGGCGGCGAGGTTGCGGGACGCCGGCCGGCCGTACTCGATCGAGGCGGCGAAGGCGAAGCTCTTCGCCACCGACGTGGCCATGCGGGTGACCATCGACGCGGTGCAGGTGCTCGGCGGCGCCGGCTACGTCGCCGACCACCCGGTCGAGCGGTACCTGCGGGAGGCGAAGGTGCTGCAGATCGTCGAGGGCACCAACCAGATCCAGCGGCTGGTGATCTCCCGGGCCCTGGCCAAGGGGTGACCGGATGTAGGGCCGACTGCCCGCCATGCGTACGGCGCGGCGGGCAGGGTGCGGCGTGGAAACGCTATTCCAGGTAGGTTGCACCGCGTGGAGGAGATCGACCGGGCCATCGTCGCCGCGCTGACCGGGGACGGTCGGCTGTCGTACACCGACCTCGCCGAACGGGTGGGGCTGTCGGTGTCCGCCGTGCACCAGCGGGTCCGCCGGCTGGAGCAGCGCGGCGTGATCAAGGGGTACGCCGCGCGTGTCTCGTTCGAGGCGCTGGACCTGCCGCTGACCGCGTTCGTGGCGATCCGGCCGTTCGACCCGTCCCAGCCGGACGACGCGCCCGAGCGGCTGGCCCACCTGCCCGAGATCGACTCGTGCTACTCGGTGGCGGGGGAGGACTTCTACCTGCTGCTGGTGCGGGTGGCCAGCCCGGCGGATCTGGAGCGGGTGCTGCAGGAGATCCGTACGTCCGCCAACGTCACCACCCGCACCACGGTGGTGCTCTCCACCCCGTACGAGAACCGGCCGCCGCGGATCAGTGCCGAGCTGTCCGGTCGGGGGCGGCCTCGGCCGGCGGCGGAGCCGGCTGGTTCCAACGCAGGATGACCCGCCGGCCGTGCTCGTGACCGAGCACGCTGGCCGTGGCGGTGTCCAGCCGCAGCAGCCCGCCGGCGGACGGGGGCAGGCCGACCCAGCGGGCGCCGATCACCCGCAGGCTGTGCCCGTGGCCGACCAGGGCGGCGCTGCCCCGGTCGAGCAGCGGAGCGACCGCGGCCAGCACCCGGTCGGCGCGCTCGCCGACCTGCGCCGGTGACTCCCCGCCCGGGGCGCCGTCGGCCCAGAGGTTCCAGTGCGGATTCTCCGCATGGACGTCCGTCGTGGTCCGTCCCTCGTACTCGCCGTAGTTCCACTCGGCCAGGTCGGGGTCGGTGGCGTCGACGACGAGGCCGGCGAGCTGCGCGGTGCGTACCGCCCGCTGCCGGGGGCTGGACAGGACGCGGACGAAGCGGCGGCCGGCGAGCAGCGCGCCGAGGGCGCGGGCCTGCCGCTCGCCGTCGGGGGTCAGCTCCAGATCGGTGTACGAGGTGTGCCGGTGGCTGGCGCTCCACGTGGTCTCGCCGTGCCGGATCAGCAGGAGCTCTCCCATTCGTCCAGTTAACCAGGCATCTCAGCTCCGCGTTCACCTAGCATCCTAGGACGCCTTACGAGCGGTGACTCCCCTCGCGCGCCACGACCGCGTTTGACGCAGACGGCATCGGGGACGCGGTAGGGAAGCGGGCCGAATGGCCCGGGCATCGAGCCAACGAAGGGGAATGCCATGAGCTTCACCGACAAGGCCAAGGCCAAGGCTCAGGAGATGACCGGCCTCGCCAAGGAGCGGATCGGCGACGCCACCGATAACGAGAGGATGCGGGCAGAGGGTGCCAGCGAGCAGACCGCGGCCCGGGCCCGGCAGGCCGGCCAGAACGTGAAGGAGGCCGGCCGCGACGTCCGCGGCTCCTTCAAGAAGTGACCCGTAGCGCGGCGGCCCCCGGGGACAACCCGGGGGCCGCCGCCGCGTGACCGAGTGCGCGCCGGCTCGTGCGGGGCCGGATAGGGTCGCGGCGTGGTTGTCCTGCGTTCCCTGGTGTTGTTCGTGCTGGCCGCCCTGGCGGAGATCGGGGGAGCGTGGTTGGTCTGGCAGGGCTGGCGGGAGCACCGGGGCCTGTGGTGGGTGGCCGCCGGCGTGTTGGCGTTGGGGGCGTACGGGTTCGTGGCGACCTTCCAGCCGGACCCGAACTTCGGCCGGATCCTGGCGGCGTACGGCGGGGTGTTCGTGGCCGGGTCGTTGGCGTGGGGTGTGCTGGTGGACGGCTTCCGTCCGGACCGGTGGGACGTGGTGGGCGCGGCGATCTGCCTGCTCGGTGTTGCCGTGATCATGTACGCGCCGCGGGGGAGCTGACCCGTACCTGGGGCGGGGGCGAATCCGTCGCTGCCGCGGGCGGCGATGGCGGCGCTGGTGACGTAGGCCGGGAAGGGCCGTGGCCCGGCACCTTGAGGTGCCGGGCCACGGGTGGTGCTCAGGTCAGTCGTCGCGGTGGGCCGCCCACCAGGCCTGGCCGGCCTCGGGCAGGGTGTCGATCGGGTCGTAGTAGGCGTAGCGCTTGTTGAGCGCTTCGAGGTCGGCGGACTCGATCGAGGTGCGGTAGTTCTTGGTCCAGTAGGAGATGCCGCGTTCGCGGTCGTACTCGGTGAGCATGTGCACCCAGCGCTTGCCGACGAAGGGGACGTCGCAGACGATCCGCGGGGTGGCGTAGCCGGGCAGGTAGCCCATGATGTCGTGCTGGAGCTGCTGGGCGTGCCAGACGGGGACCCGCCAGTGCTCGGCGTTGGGGATCATGTCGCACATGTAGAAGTAGTACGGCAGGATGCCCGCCTCGCCCTGGAGGGCGAAGCAGAGGTCGAGCAGGTCGGCGCTGGTGGCGTTGACGCCTCGCATGAGCACGCCCTGGTTGCGGACGTCGCGGACGCCGACGTCGAGGGCGGTCTGGGCGGCCTTGGCGACCAGCGGGGTGAGCGACTGGGCGTGGTTGACGTGGGTGTGGATGGCCAGGTTGACGCCGCGGCGGGCGGCGGTGCGGGCGACCCGCTCCAGACCCTCGACGACGTCGGGCTGGAGCCAGTGCTGGGGCAGGCCCATGAGGGCCTTGGTGGCGAGCCGGATGTCGCGGATGGTTTCGATCTCGAGTAGCCGCATGAGGTAGGACTCGAGGTTCTTCCACGGCACGTTGGCCACGTCGCCGCCGGAGACGACGACGTCGCGGACGCCGGGGTGGGCCTTGAGGTAGGCGATGTGGGCGTCGTAGCGGTCGACGGGTTTGAGGGTGAGCTTGAGCTTGTCGACGGTGGGGGTGGAGTTGCCGACGAGGTCCATGCGGGTGCAGTGGCCGCAGTACTGGGGGCAGGTGGAGAGCAGCTCGGCGAGGACCTTGGTCGGGTAGCGGTGGGTGAGGCCTTCGGCGACCCACATGTCGTGCTCGTGGAGGCTGTCGCGGCTGGCGTACGGGTGGGAGGGCCAGTCGGTGCGCCGGTCGGAGGCGACGGGGATCATGTAGCGCCGGACCGGGTCGGCGAGGAAGGCCTCGGTGCTCATGGGCGCGAACGGCACCATGGTGTTGAGCATCTGCGGGGGCACCAGCATGGACATGGTGGCCAGGGCCTTCTGGTCGGCCTCGAGGTCGGCGTAGAAGGTCTCGTCGACGGTGTCGCCGAGGACGGCGCGGAGCTGCTTGATGTTCTTGACGCAGTTGACCCGCTGCCACTGTGCGTTCTCCCACTGTTCGCGGGTGACGTGGCGCCAGCCGGGGAAGCGGGTCCAGTCGGGCTCGACCAGCGGGCTGCGGCGGTATTCGTACGGCTGTCCGGCGGTGGGGACCGCAGCCGGCGCGGGGCGGGGCGCAGGGATGGTCTCCACCGGTTGGGTCTGGGTCACGGCCCCTCCTCGTTGCGGTGCGGGTTGATCAATGGTCCCGAAGGCTACTGGAAAATATCCGGTGTAGAAATTAGTCTGCCGGAAGTTTTCCCGCGAGGCGAGCCCTGGTCGGGGGTTCGAGCGGCTGGACGGAGGGGGCTGGGCGTGACGTCACCGGTGGGTCTGCACCGCGTAGTGGAACCTGCGGGGGTGCTGCCGCAGGCGGCCTGGCGCCTGGACGCCGATCCGCGGATCGCCTCGAACGAGGTGCGGATCCGGGTGGAGCGGCTGAACCTGGACGCGGCGAGTTTCCGGCAGTTGTCGGAGAAGCACGGCGGTGACGGGGAGAAGGTCCGCGCCGAGGTGCTGGAGATCATCTCGACCCGGGGGAAGATGCAGAACCCGGTGACCGGGTCGGGTGGCATGCTGATCGGCACGGTGGAGGAGGCCGGGCGGCGGTCCCCGCTGGGGCTGAAGCCGGGCGACCGGGTGGCCACGCTGGTGTCGCTGACGCTGACGCCGCTGATGATCCTGGACGGGTTGGCCCGGTGGGACGGGCGCAGCGAGCAGGTGCCGTGCGACGGGTACGCGATTCTGTTCGCCCGGTCGATCGCGGCGGTGCTGCCGGCGGACCTGCACCCGGAGCTGTCTCTGGCGGTGCTGGACGTGTGCGGGGCGCCGGCGCTGACCGCGCGGGTGGTTGCCGAGCAGGTGGAGCGGCGGCGGCGCGCGGGGGATGTCCGGCCGGTGCGGGTGGCGGTGATCGGCGGGGCCGGCAAGAGCGGGTCGCTGTCCCTGGCCGCGGCGCGGCGGGGGGGCGCCGGCCGTACGGTCGGGGTGGTGCCGGTGCCGGCGGAGCGGGACGCGCTGGAGGCGGCCGGGCTGGCTGACGTGGTGGCGTTGGCCGACGCCCGGGATCCGGTGGGGTTGTCCACGGCGGTGACCACCGCGTTGGGTGCGCCGGCGGACGTGACGGTGGTGTGCGTGGACGTGCCGGGCTGCGAGCACGGGGCGGTCCTGGCCACCGAGGACGGCGGTACGGTGATCTTCTTCTCGATGGCGACGAGCTTCGCGGGGGCGGCGCTGGGCGCGGAGGGCCTGGCGGCGGACGTGACGATGCTGGTGGGTAACGGGTACGTGCCGGGGCACGCGGAGTTGGCGCTGGACCTGCTGCGCGCCGAGCCGGGGGTGCGGCGTCTGTTCGAGGCCCGGCTGGCGGCAGACTGACACCATGACGAACCCCTCGACTCTGTATCGCGGCGCGGTGTTGCACTGTCCGTCCGACCCGAGCGCGACGGCCCTGCTGGTGCGGGACGGGCGGATCGCGTGGTTGGGCGTGGACGCGGAGGCGCCGGCCGCCGACCGGGTGGTGGACCTGGCCGGGGCGTTGGTGACGCCGGCGTTCGTGGACGCGCACGTGCACGCCACGGACACCGGGTTGGCGCTGTCGGGGCTGGATCTGTCCGGGGTGCGGTCGGCGGGTGAGCTGCTGGACGCGGTGTCGGCGTTCGCGGCCGGTCTGCCGGTGGACGCGGTGGTGCTGGGGCACGGCTGGGACGAGTCGAGCTGGGGGGAGCGGGCGCTGCCGGACGCGGCGGCGTTGGACCGGGCGGCCGGGGGCCGGCGGGTGTACCTGTCGCAGGCGTCGATCCACTCGGCGTTGGTGTCGCGGGCGTTGCTGGCGGCCTGTCCGGAGGCGTCGGCCGCGGCCGGGTACGAATCGTCGGGCTGGTTGCGGCGGGACGCGCACCACGTGGTGCGGGCGGCGGCGTTCGCGTCGGTGACGCGGGCGCAGCGGGTCGCCGCGCAACGGCGGGCCCTGGAGCACGCGGCGTCGCTGGGCATCGCCGCGGTGCACGAGTGCGGTGGTCCGGAGATCTCGGACGAGGAGGACTTCACCGGTCTGCTGGCGATTTCCGGTGACGGGGTGCCGGAGGTGTATGGCTACTGGGGTGAGCTGCTGGGTGCGGCGCGGGCCCGGGAGTTGGGGGCGGTGGGCGCGGGTGGTGACCTGTTCGCCGACGGGGCGTTGGGGTCGCGGACGGCGCACGTGTCGCAGCCGTATCTGGACGGGGAGTCCGGGGGGTGCGGGCACGGGTATCTGACCGCCGAGCAGGTGCGTGACCATCTGCTGGACTGCGCGGCGTACGGGTTGCAGGGCGGTTTCCACGCGACCGGTGACGCGGCGATCTCGACGGTGCTGGCGGGGTTCGCGAGCGCGGCGGAGAAGCTGGGTGTGGATCGGCTGCGGGCGGCCCGGCATCGGGTCGAGCACGCGGAGATCATGGACAAGCGGCTGATTGCCGGGTTCGTGGAGTACGGGATCGTGGCGTCGATGCAGCCGGCGTTCGACCGGTTGTGGGGTGGCGCGGGCCGGATGTACGAGTCGCGGCTGGGCCTGTCCCGGTCGTTGGAGTCCAACCCGATGGGGGCGATGCATTCGGTCGGGGTGGCGTTGGCGTTCGGTTCGGATTCGCCGGTGACGCCGCTGGACCCGTGGGGTTCGGTGCGGGCGGCGGCGGCGCATCACAATCCGGCGCAGCGGATGAGTGTGCGGGCGGCGTTCGCCGCGCACACCCGTGGCGGGTGGCGGGCGGTGCACCTGGACAACGAGGGTGTGCTCGCGTTGGGGGCGCCGGCGACGTTCGCGGTGTGGTCGACCCCGGCGGGGGCGCAGCGGGGCCTGCCGGTGCTGGAGGCGGAGGATCCGGAGTTGCGGGGCGCGGACGATCCGACGCCGCTGCCGGTGTGCCGGGCGACTGTGCTGCGTGGTGACGTGATCTATGAGGAAGGTAGTTCGTGACCGGAAAGCTTGGGCTGGACCCGGCGTTGGTGGCGCGGGCGCGGGAGTTGGCGCGGCGGGCCGGGCAGCCGGTGGTGGAGTTGGCGCGGAGCCACACCACGGTGTCGGTGGAGCGGGCGGTGCTGCGCTTGGCGGGGGTTACCGGCGCCGACCCGGATGGTATTCCGTGGGTGAACCGTCTCGTTGACGCGGTGGTCGCGGACGTGGGTCTGGGGCACGGGGTGGCGGTGCCGGTGTTCGACGCCCTCGCCCGGGAGCAGATCACGGATGTGACGTTGCTGGCGCAGAAGGCGGCGGCCGGGTCGGTGCGGTTCGCCGTGCCGACGGGGAAGGCGGCCACCGCCGCGCGGAAGGCGGCGCGCCGGGCGGTCGCGCCGGGCATCCGGCAGATCGACCGGCGCCGGGTCGAGCGGGACCGGCTGATCAAGCGGCACGGGGATCCGAAGCAGCGGCCGT comes from Micromonospora viridifaciens and encodes:
- a CDS encoding M24 family metallopeptidase, whose translation is MGTEELYPAERLVAAQRATAAAGLDALLLTPGSDLRYLTGYDAHEGERLTCLVLPAEGEPTLIVPVLERPGAEASPAPAAGVRIVDHADGTDPYPLVRAALPGAVAAVGLADRMWAEQVLALRAALPDAAQRLASEVLRELRIRKSPAEVAALAEAGAAIDAVHRRVGEWLRPGRTEVEVAADIAAAIRAAGHVSVDFVIVAAGPNGASPHHGTSDRPIQAGEPVVVDIGGTMPSGYRSDCTRTYVVGGPAPAEFVDYYAVLREAQHAAVAAVRPGVTAEAVDAVARDLITAAGYGDAFLHRTGHGIGLDTHEEPYVVAGNSRPLEAGMAFSVEPGIYLAGRHGARIEDIVVCTTDGGQRLNTTPTELIAL
- a CDS encoding acyl-CoA dehydrogenase family protein, encoding MTVDRILPTDEAHDLLDLATELADRELAPKAAGFEERAEFPREVLRTLGRAGLLGLPYPEEYGGAAQPYEVYVQVLEILASRWLAVAEAVSVHTLSCYPLAQYGTDEQRKLLPDMIGGELLGAYCLSEPQGGSDAASLTTKAVRDGDDYVVSGTKAWITHARVADFYNIFCRTGGPGPKGISCLLADRNTPGIHPQAAERTMGLHASPVAQIAFDDARVPAERLIGGEGTGFTIAMSALDSGRLGIAACAVGLAQAALDYAVGYAKERQQFGRAIIDFQGLGFTLADHATQISAARALLLAAARLRDAGRPYSIEAAKAKLFATDVAMRVTIDAVQVLGGAGYVADHPVERYLREAKVLQIVEGTNQIQRLVISRALAKG
- a CDS encoding Lrp/AsnC family transcriptional regulator, producing MEEIDRAIVAALTGDGRLSYTDLAERVGLSVSAVHQRVRRLEQRGVIKGYAARVSFEALDLPLTAFVAIRPFDPSQPDDAPERLAHLPEIDSCYSVAGEDFYLLLVRVASPADLERVLQEIRTSANVTTRTTVVLSTPYENRPPRISAELSGRGRPRPAAEPAGSNAG
- a CDS encoding histidine phosphatase family protein → MGELLLIRHGETTWSASHRHTSYTDLELTPDGERQARALGALLAGRRFVRVLSSPRQRAVRTAQLAGLVVDATDPDLAEWNYGEYEGRTTTDVHAENPHWNLWADGAPGGESPAQVGERADRVLAAVAPLLDRGSAALVGHGHSLRVIGARWVGLPPSAGGLLRLDTATASVLGHEHGRRVILRWNQPAPPPAEAAPDRTARH
- a CDS encoding CsbD family protein; amino-acid sequence: MSFTDKAKAKAQEMTGLAKERIGDATDNERMRAEGASEQTAARARQAGQNVKEAGRDVRGSFKK
- a CDS encoding YnfA family protein encodes the protein MVVLRSLVLFVLAALAEIGGAWLVWQGWREHRGLWWVAAGVLALGAYGFVATFQPDPNFGRILAAYGGVFVAGSLAWGVLVDGFRPDRWDVVGAAICLLGVAVIMYAPRGS
- a CDS encoding KamA family radical SAM protein produces the protein MTQTQPVETIPAPRPAPAAVPTAGQPYEYRRSPLVEPDWTRFPGWRHVTREQWENAQWQRVNCVKNIKQLRAVLGDTVDETFYADLEADQKALATMSMLVPPQMLNTMVPFAPMSTEAFLADPVRRYMIPVASDRRTDWPSHPYASRDSLHEHDMWVAEGLTHRYPTKVLAELLSTCPQYCGHCTRMDLVGNSTPTVDKLKLTLKPVDRYDAHIAYLKAHPGVRDVVVSGGDVANVPWKNLESYLMRLLEIETIRDIRLATKALMGLPQHWLQPDVVEGLERVARTAARRGVNLAIHTHVNHAQSLTPLVAKAAQTALDVGVRDVRNQGVLMRGVNATSADLLDLCFALQGEAGILPYYFYMCDMIPNAEHWRVPVWHAQQLQHDIMGYLPGYATPRIVCDVPFVGKRWVHMLTEYDRERGISYWTKNYRTSIESADLEALNKRYAYYDPIDTLPEAGQAWWAAHRDD
- the kdd gene encoding L-erythro-3,5-diaminohexanoate dehydrogenase; the protein is MTSPVGLHRVVEPAGVLPQAAWRLDADPRIASNEVRIRVERLNLDAASFRQLSEKHGGDGEKVRAEVLEIISTRGKMQNPVTGSGGMLIGTVEEAGRRSPLGLKPGDRVATLVSLTLTPLMILDGLARWDGRSEQVPCDGYAILFARSIAAVLPADLHPELSLAVLDVCGAPALTARVVAEQVERRRRAGDVRPVRVAVIGGAGKSGSLSLAAARRGGAGRTVGVVPVPAERDALEAAGLADVVALADARDPVGLSTAVTTALGAPADVTVVCVDVPGCEHGAVLATEDGGTVIFFSMATSFAGAALGAEGLAADVTMLVGNGYVPGHAELALDLLRAEPGVRRLFEARLAAD
- a CDS encoding amidohydrolase — translated: MTNPSTLYRGAVLHCPSDPSATALLVRDGRIAWLGVDAEAPAADRVVDLAGALVTPAFVDAHVHATDTGLALSGLDLSGVRSAGELLDAVSAFAAGLPVDAVVLGHGWDESSWGERALPDAAALDRAAGGRRVYLSQASIHSALVSRALLAACPEASAAAGYESSGWLRRDAHHVVRAAAFASVTRAQRVAAQRRALEHAASLGIAAVHECGGPEISDEEDFTGLLAISGDGVPEVYGYWGELLGAARARELGAVGAGGDLFADGALGSRTAHVSQPYLDGESGGCGHGYLTAEQVRDHLLDCAAYGLQGGFHATGDAAISTVLAGFASAAEKLGVDRLRAARHRVEHAEIMDKRLIAGFVEYGIVASMQPAFDRLWGGAGRMYESRLGLSRSLESNPMGAMHSVGVALAFGSDSPVTPLDPWGSVRAAAAHHNPAQRMSVRAAFAAHTRGGWRAVHLDNEGVLALGAPATFAVWSTPAGAQRGLPVLEAEDPELRGADDPTPLPVCRATVLRGDVIYEEGSS